A section of the Ruania halotolerans genome encodes:
- a CDS encoding sugar phosphate isomerase/epimerase family protein, whose product MTEQGKPRLGVQLMTVRSEVDRMGLDRVLQRLAEIGLPNIEISQVPLSDENMAAFERARTDHGVEYAALSGTMEPSGAANPSLVDSYDDVLAHARTLGSERIRIGMLPALALRDADSLLAFCREAEAMARRLADDGIRLSYHNHHIEFARLGGREVLETIRAEAPTLWLELDVYWVQRGGHDPVRTLQRFAGVVDLVHLKDFRVSLPPAEAFDALAAGDRSGLGAHLAQPVQFAEVGEGTLDWAAIVRAGIEAGAAHLLIEQDDTYGRDPFESLASSHGHLAALGFGEMF is encoded by the coding sequence ATGACGGAACAGGGGAAGCCACGGCTCGGTGTTCAACTCATGACGGTTCGCAGCGAGGTGGACCGGATGGGCCTGGACCGTGTCCTGCAGCGCTTGGCCGAGATCGGTCTGCCGAACATCGAGATCTCGCAGGTTCCGTTGAGCGACGAGAACATGGCCGCGTTCGAGCGGGCGCGCACCGACCACGGCGTGGAGTATGCGGCACTGTCCGGAACGATGGAGCCGTCCGGGGCCGCCAACCCGTCACTGGTGGACTCCTACGACGACGTGCTCGCTCACGCACGCACTCTCGGGTCCGAGCGGATCCGGATCGGCATGCTGCCGGCACTCGCGCTCCGGGACGCGGATTCGCTGCTCGCGTTCTGCCGCGAGGCCGAGGCGATGGCACGCAGGCTGGCCGACGATGGGATCCGGCTCTCATATCACAACCACCACATCGAGTTTGCACGGCTCGGCGGCCGGGAGGTGCTCGAGACGATCCGTGCCGAGGCACCCACTCTCTGGCTCGAGCTGGATGTGTACTGGGTGCAGCGCGGCGGGCATGATCCGGTGCGGACGCTGCAACGCTTCGCCGGCGTAGTGGACCTGGTGCACCTGAAGGACTTCCGCGTCTCGCTTCCCCCGGCAGAGGCCTTCGATGCCCTGGCAGCCGGGGACCGGTCCGGGTTGGGGGCGCACCTGGCTCAGCCGGTGCAGTTCGCCGAAGTGGGTGAGGGCACTCTCGACTGGGCCGCAATCGTGCGGGCCGGGATCGAGGCGGGCGCTGCGCACCTGCTCATCGAGCAGGATGACACCTACGGCCGTGACCCGTTCGAGTCGCTGGCCTCCTCCCACGGCCACCTGGCCGCACTGGGTTTCGGCGAGATGTTCTGA
- a CDS encoding acyl-CoA carboxylase subunit beta produces the protein MSTSDQTDTSTTAGKIADLERRTSDGPQRLAEIAVEKQGARGKKSARDRIDALLDEGSFTELDAFATHRSTNFGLDARRISGDGVVTGYGTIDGRQVCIYSQDFTVFGGSLGEVHGEKITKVMDLAMRTGVPLIGISDGGGARIQEGVAALTQFAEIFRRNVAASGVIPQISLILGPSAGGAVYSPALTDFIIMADQTSNMFITGPDVIRAVTGEDVGFEELGGGRTHNERSGVAHYLAADEDDAFDYAKALLHYLPMNNLTDPETFDAPAEFEVTEEDQALDALVPDSDNQPYDMHTVIETVLDDDEFLEVQALFAKNVVIGFGHVEGHPVGIVANQPQSMAGTLDIAAAEKAARFVRTCDAFNIPVLTFVDVPGFLPGTDQEWNGIIRRGAKLIYAYAEATVPLITVITRKAYGGAYIVMGSKQLGADLNIAWPTAQIAVMGAGGAVNILQRGALKKVAEDGGDVEAERARLIDEYEEAIVNPWDAAQRGYIDAVIKPSETRLQIVKGLRALRTKRASLPVKKHGNIPL, from the coding sequence GTGAGCACCTCTGACCAGACAGACACGTCCACGACCGCCGGCAAGATCGCCGATCTGGAACGTCGCACGAGTGACGGCCCGCAGCGGCTGGCCGAGATCGCCGTCGAGAAGCAGGGCGCCCGCGGTAAGAAGTCCGCCCGGGACCGCATCGACGCCCTCCTCGACGAGGGCAGTTTCACCGAGCTCGACGCCTTCGCCACCCACCGGTCCACGAACTTCGGCCTCGACGCCAGGCGCATCTCCGGTGATGGTGTGGTGACCGGGTACGGCACCATCGACGGCCGCCAGGTGTGCATCTACTCCCAGGACTTCACCGTCTTCGGCGGATCCCTCGGTGAGGTGCACGGGGAGAAGATCACCAAGGTGATGGACCTGGCGATGCGCACCGGCGTGCCGCTGATCGGCATCAGTGACGGCGGTGGCGCGAGGATCCAGGAGGGTGTGGCGGCGCTGACGCAGTTCGCCGAGATCTTCCGCCGCAACGTGGCCGCCTCCGGGGTGATCCCCCAGATCTCGCTCATCCTCGGCCCGAGTGCCGGTGGTGCGGTCTACTCCCCCGCGCTCACCGACTTCATCATCATGGCCGATCAGACCTCGAACATGTTCATCACGGGACCGGACGTGATCCGCGCCGTGACCGGTGAGGACGTCGGCTTCGAGGAACTCGGTGGCGGCCGCACGCACAATGAGCGCTCCGGGGTGGCCCACTACCTCGCCGCGGACGAGGACGACGCCTTCGACTACGCCAAGGCGCTGCTGCACTACCTGCCGATGAACAACCTCACCGACCCGGAGACCTTCGATGCTCCGGCCGAGTTCGAGGTGACCGAGGAGGACCAGGCGCTCGATGCGCTGGTGCCGGATTCGGACAATCAGCCCTATGACATGCACACCGTGATCGAGACCGTACTCGACGATGACGAGTTCCTCGAGGTGCAGGCGCTGTTCGCGAAGAATGTGGTGATCGGCTTCGGGCATGTGGAGGGGCACCCGGTGGGCATCGTGGCGAACCAGCCGCAGTCCATGGCCGGCACGCTCGATATCGCCGCTGCGGAGAAGGCGGCCCGGTTCGTACGCACCTGCGACGCATTCAACATCCCGGTGCTGACGTTCGTGGACGTGCCCGGGTTCCTGCCCGGCACCGATCAGGAGTGGAACGGCATCATCCGCCGCGGTGCCAAGCTCATCTACGCCTACGCCGAGGCCACCGTGCCCCTGATCACCGTGATCACCCGGAAGGCCTACGGCGGCGCCTACATCGTGATGGGCTCCAAGCAGCTCGGCGCAGATCTGAACATCGCCTGGCCCACCGCACAGATCGCCGTCATGGGCGCCGGCGGTGCCGTGAACATCCTGCAGCGCGGCGCGCTGAAGAAGGTGGCCGAGGACGGCGGTGATGTGGAGGCCGAACGCGCTCGCCTCATCGATGAGTACGAGGAGGCGATCGTGAACCCATGGGATGCCGCGCAGCGCGGGTACATCGATGCGGTGATCAAGCCCTCCGAGACCCGCCTGCAGATCGTCAAGGGCCTGCGGGCGCTGCGCACCAAGCGGGCGTCGTTGCCGGTCAAGAAGCACGGGAACATCCCGCTATGA
- a CDS encoding NUDIX domain-containing protein yields the protein MPEPRDHSRRPADWRPEGPWEGWVECRCGSRHWGRNGAAGLLILRPGAGPSAHPHDGDHPVRTAPATHPEGPGHRDQPDLPVHSIQGHSHGDAPAHTRSAVGPPAVLLQHRATWTHFGGTWGVPGGAIHPDESAWAGAVREASEEAGVTATSVAPLATSVFTHPDWSYTTVLARAVGPLTARPTDAESAAIEWVDLAAVPDLPLLPAFADAWPMLRTMLSQQPALVVDAANVVGSRPDGWWKDRAGATRRLLTRLDMLAADGVPADLLGLPGHTWWPEVVLVTEGAARAVAPEESASVRIVPASGDGDSAIVAEVDALVGAGRAPVTVVTADRGLIERVTAAGARHVGPRSIVGT from the coding sequence GTGCCTGAACCTCGCGATCACAGCCGCCGCCCGGCCGATTGGCGCCCGGAGGGACCGTGGGAAGGGTGGGTGGAGTGCCGCTGCGGGTCCCGTCACTGGGGGCGAAACGGTGCCGCCGGGCTGTTGATCCTTCGCCCCGGCGCCGGGCCCTCGGCTCACCCACACGACGGCGACCATCCAGTTCGAACAGCACCCGCAACACATCCCGAGGGCCCGGGCCACCGCGACCAGCCGGACCTGCCCGTCCACTCCATTCAGGGCCACAGCCATGGCGACGCGCCCGCTCACACACGCTCCGCCGTCGGGCCTCCTGCTGTACTCCTGCAGCACCGCGCCACCTGGACCCATTTCGGCGGAACCTGGGGCGTTCCCGGTGGGGCCATTCATCCGGATGAGAGCGCATGGGCCGGTGCCGTGCGCGAAGCGAGTGAGGAAGCCGGTGTCACTGCCACCTCCGTCGCGCCCCTGGCCACCTCAGTGTTCACCCACCCGGATTGGAGCTACACCACGGTGCTGGCCCGCGCCGTCGGGCCCCTGACTGCCCGACCCACCGATGCCGAGAGCGCAGCCATCGAATGGGTCGATCTCGCCGCAGTACCGGACCTTCCGCTGCTTCCTGCGTTTGCCGACGCGTGGCCGATGCTGCGCACCATGCTCAGCCAGCAACCCGCATTGGTGGTGGACGCGGCGAATGTGGTCGGGTCTCGACCGGACGGGTGGTGGAAGGACCGGGCGGGGGCGACCCGCCGCCTGCTCACACGCCTTGACATGCTCGCCGCCGACGGCGTCCCTGCCGATCTGCTCGGTCTGCCCGGGCACACGTGGTGGCCGGAGGTCGTGCTGGTGACCGAGGGGGCCGCCCGAGCCGTCGCGCCGGAGGAGTCTGCCAGCGTGCGGATCGTGCCTGCCTCCGGCGATGGGGACTCGGCGATCGTTGCCGAAGTGGACGCCCTGGTGGGTGCCGGGCGCGCGCCGGTCACGGTGGTGACGGCGGACCGCGGCCTGATCGAGCGGGTTACAGCGGCGGGGGCTCGCCACGTGGGTCCACGGAGCATCGTGGGCACCTGA
- a CDS encoding Maf family protein, with the protein MSAPTLILASASPARAALLRSAGVEPDIRPADVDEEAILAEAATAARVNALPVPEAVALLARAKAEAITQASHARVSDAPTAPAVVVGCDSLLELDGAGLGKPHTAELARQRWRRMRGRSGILHSGHHVIRLDSGAVAFAVSSTTVHFADLTDAEIDAYVDTGEPLAVAGAFTIDGLGGAFVTGVDGDPHGVVGLSLPLLRTMLASLDLAWVDLWHRRND; encoded by the coding sequence GTGAGTGCGCCCACCCTGATCCTCGCGTCAGCCTCCCCGGCCCGAGCGGCCTTGCTCCGCTCGGCCGGGGTGGAACCCGACATCCGCCCGGCCGACGTCGACGAGGAGGCGATCCTCGCCGAGGCGGCGACTGCCGCGAGGGTCAATGCGCTGCCCGTGCCCGAGGCAGTGGCGCTGCTGGCGCGCGCGAAGGCCGAGGCGATCACCCAGGCAAGCCACGCGCGGGTGAGCGACGCACCCACGGCGCCGGCCGTCGTCGTGGGCTGTGACTCGCTGCTCGAGCTCGATGGTGCGGGCCTCGGCAAACCGCACACGGCCGAGCTGGCCCGCCAGCGGTGGCGGCGGATGCGCGGGCGCAGCGGCATCCTGCACAGCGGTCACCATGTGATCCGACTCGATTCAGGGGCGGTGGCTTTTGCTGTTTCCAGCACGACCGTGCACTTCGCGGACCTGACCGATGCCGAGATCGACGCCTACGTGGACACCGGCGAACCCCTTGCGGTGGCCGGCGCGTTCACGATCGACGGTCTCGGCGGCGCTTTCGTGACAGGTGTCGACGGCGACCCGCACGGTGTGGTCGGGCTCAGCCTGCCGCTGCTGCGCACGATGCTCGCTAGCCTCGACCTGGCCTGGGTTGACCTCTGGCATCGACGGAACGACTGA
- a CDS encoding biotin--[acetyl-CoA-carboxylase] ligase: MGMSPPLEIVDDVGSTNAEMLARAGADPDNWPHLSALLARRQHAGKGRSGRTWSTDEHSALTFSILLRPAMPAQDWGWLPLLAGAAVVQVLRAEGTHEVPCGLKWPNDVVHLGGGQVLPEWGCLRKVGGLLAEVLPDGSGVVIGIGVNLDGTTLPVPWAGTVAQLGVSAPAEHLAEAIREHVADLLTTWAERADPHTLVAPVCLTLGTQVRITLPGGAELEGEALDLEPDGSLRVRTHDGSEQVVLAGDVTHVRAG, translated from the coding sequence ATGGGAATGAGCCCGCCGCTGGAGATTGTCGACGACGTGGGTTCCACGAACGCCGAGATGCTCGCCCGAGCAGGTGCGGACCCCGACAACTGGCCGCACCTGTCCGCCCTACTGGCCCGCCGCCAGCACGCGGGAAAGGGAAGGTCCGGGCGCACCTGGTCCACCGACGAGCACAGTGCACTGACGTTCTCGATCCTGCTCCGACCCGCAATGCCAGCCCAGGACTGGGGGTGGCTGCCCTTGTTGGCGGGGGCCGCCGTCGTGCAGGTGCTGCGTGCGGAGGGCACGCATGAGGTGCCGTGCGGTCTCAAGTGGCCGAACGACGTCGTCCATCTGGGCGGCGGGCAGGTCTTGCCGGAGTGGGGGTGCCTGCGCAAGGTGGGCGGTCTTCTCGCCGAAGTGCTCCCCGACGGATCGGGCGTAGTGATCGGAATCGGAGTCAACCTCGACGGCACCACCCTTCCGGTGCCGTGGGCAGGCACGGTCGCGCAGCTGGGCGTGTCCGCGCCGGCGGAGCACCTTGCCGAGGCGATCCGGGAGCACGTTGCGGACCTGCTCACCACCTGGGCCGAGCGCGCCGACCCGCACACGCTCGTGGCACCGGTATGTCTGACCCTCGGCACTCAGGTACGGATCACGCTTCCCGGCGGCGCCGAACTCGAGGGTGAGGCATTGGACCTCGAGCCCGACGGGTCGCTGCGGGTGCGCACCCACGATGGCAGTGAGCAGGTGGTGCTCGCCGGCGACGTCACGCACGTGCGCGCCGGCTGA
- a CDS encoding acyl-CoA carboxylase subunit epsilon: MTGTGTSNGGVGDGSAGNGSDHYSALGEIPSDLVRVVKGDPDEAELAALVAGIVAARAAAAHDDVDDGAHSALWTDRAHQLGQASRPGRGAWRWSALPR, encoded by the coding sequence ATGACCGGGACCGGAACGTCGAATGGGGGCGTGGGGGACGGATCCGCAGGGAACGGCTCCGATCACTACTCCGCCCTCGGTGAAATCCCTTCGGACCTGGTGCGAGTGGTCAAGGGCGACCCGGACGAGGCCGAGCTCGCCGCCCTTGTGGCCGGGATCGTGGCGGCTCGCGCGGCAGCCGCCCACGACGATGTCGACGACGGTGCGCACTCCGCCCTGTGGACCGACCGCGCCCATCAACTGGGCCAGGCGTCGCGTCCCGGCCGCGGTGCCTGGCGCTGGAGCGCCCTCCCCCGCTGA
- a CDS encoding NAD-dependent succinate-semialdehyde dehydrogenase has translation MTPTEAIASVPTGLFIGGSWRDAGRTMPVENPATGEVLTHVGDASPDEAMAALDAAAAAQAEWARTPARARSEILYRAFDLLHAEVDRLALIMTLEMGKPLAESKGEIAYAAEFFRWFAEEAVRLDGGHMRAPAGGARFLVSKQPVGPCVLITPWNFPMAMGTRKIGPAIAAGCTSVIKPAAQTPLSTLALAEILQRAGLPDGVVNVVTTSEADEAMSPLILDERSRKLSFTGSTGVGKHLLELAAKTVMRTSMELGGNAPLIVFDDADMDTAVAGTMAAKLRNIGQACTAANRIFVHSSVAEEFTRRLTEEMAARRMGPGTEEGVTIGPLIDDRAVEKVTTLVREAADGGARVLLGGVPEESGVGHFFPATVLTDVPAEAEIGHAEIFGPVAAISTFETEEEVISRANDTPYGLVSYVFTESLRRGLRVCDALEAGMVGLNQGVVSNPAAPFGGVKESGLGREGGLTGIEEFLDTKYIGIAD, from the coding sequence ATGACCCCCACCGAAGCGATCGCATCCGTGCCCACCGGTCTGTTCATCGGCGGCTCCTGGCGAGACGCGGGCCGCACGATGCCCGTGGAGAATCCGGCAACCGGCGAGGTCCTCACCCACGTGGGCGACGCCAGCCCCGACGAAGCGATGGCCGCCCTGGACGCCGCAGCCGCCGCGCAGGCCGAGTGGGCCCGCACCCCTGCCCGCGCACGCAGCGAGATCCTGTACCGCGCCTTCGATCTCCTGCACGCCGAGGTCGATCGGCTCGCGCTGATCATGACCCTGGAGATGGGTAAGCCACTGGCCGAATCCAAGGGTGAGATCGCCTACGCGGCCGAGTTCTTCCGCTGGTTCGCTGAGGAGGCGGTGCGCCTCGACGGGGGGCACATGCGAGCCCCGGCGGGGGGCGCTCGGTTCCTGGTGAGCAAGCAACCGGTGGGTCCATGTGTGCTGATCACCCCGTGGAACTTCCCCATGGCGATGGGCACCCGCAAGATCGGGCCTGCTATCGCCGCCGGGTGCACCAGCGTGATCAAACCGGCCGCGCAGACGCCGCTGAGCACGCTGGCTCTGGCCGAGATCCTGCAGCGGGCCGGCCTGCCCGACGGTGTGGTGAACGTGGTGACCACCTCCGAAGCCGATGAGGCGATGAGCCCGCTCATCCTGGACGAGCGCTCGCGCAAGCTCTCCTTCACTGGCTCCACCGGCGTGGGCAAGCACCTGCTTGAGCTCGCGGCAAAGACGGTGATGCGCACCTCGATGGAACTGGGCGGCAATGCACCACTGATCGTGTTCGACGATGCCGATATGGACACTGCCGTGGCCGGCACGATGGCTGCGAAGCTGCGCAACATCGGCCAGGCATGCACGGCCGCGAACCGCATCTTCGTGCACTCCTCCGTGGCCGAGGAGTTCACGCGCCGCCTCACCGAGGAGATGGCCGCGCGCCGGATGGGCCCGGGCACCGAAGAGGGCGTGACCATCGGTCCGCTGATCGACGATCGCGCCGTGGAGAAGGTCACCACCCTGGTGCGCGAGGCCGCCGACGGCGGGGCGCGGGTGCTGCTCGGCGGGGTTCCCGAGGAGTCCGGCGTGGGCCACTTCTTCCCGGCCACAGTGCTCACCGATGTGCCCGCCGAGGCCGAGATCGGGCATGCGGAGATCTTCGGCCCGGTCGCAGCGATCAGCACGTTCGAGACCGAGGAGGAAGTGATCTCCCGCGCCAATGACACCCCGTACGGACTCGTCTCCTACGTATTCACCGAGTCGCTGCGGCGTGGCCTGCGGGTGTGCGACGCACTCGAAGCGGGCATGGTCGGGCTGAACCAGGGCGTGGTCTCCAACCCGGCGGCGCCGTTCGGCGGAGTCAAGGAGTCCGGTCTGGGCCGCGAGGGTGGCCTCACCGGAATCGAGGAGTTCCTGGACACCAAGTACATCGGCATCGCCGACTAA
- a CDS encoding DUF885 domain-containing protein: MTGTPASGSRPRTATDQVADEYVRTLAHLSPMFATEVGLPGPEDALDDHSPDGLAALTQAAYDALRALDAVTPEDEVDRVTRHAMRERLGLEIELAEADEHLADLNVIASPVQSIREIFDLMPTDSPGAWRTIAARMQAVPGAVEGYAESLRLGAARGRVAAIRQIEACIEEAEGLAGAEGFWQSFADGARIDGSEPPADVVVALAEGAAAARAGYAALAEALRELAPLAPERDAVGPERYARFSRTFLGAEVDLDETYEWGLAELESIIAEQQVLAERISGPGARIEQAMAELDADPTRTLHGTDALQEWMQTTADEAVTALAGTQFDIPDPVRTIECRIAPTESGGIYYTPPSNDFSRPGRMWWSVPPGVTEFATWREKTTVYHEGVPGHHLQVGQTVYRADTLNDWRRLACWVSGHGEGWALYAERLMQDLGFLDDPADAIGMLDGQRLRAARVVIDIGVHLGKPCPPRWGGGTWDAEKAWPFLDANVNMPEGFKRFELNRYLGWPGQAPSYKVGQRLWEQLREETRAREGTEFDLAGFHRRALDVGSVGLDTLRMALLG, encoded by the coding sequence ATGACCGGCACTCCCGCCTCAGGCTCCCGCCCCCGCACCGCCACCGACCAGGTTGCCGACGAGTACGTCCGCACACTCGCCCACCTCAGCCCGATGTTCGCCACCGAGGTCGGGCTACCCGGCCCCGAGGACGCCCTCGACGACCACTCCCCCGACGGCCTGGCCGCGCTCACCCAGGCGGCCTATGACGCACTTCGGGCGCTGGACGCCGTCACGCCCGAGGACGAGGTGGACCGGGTGACCCGGCACGCCATGCGGGAGCGGCTGGGGCTGGAGATCGAGCTCGCCGAGGCGGACGAACACCTTGCCGACCTCAATGTGATCGCCTCGCCGGTGCAGAGCATCCGGGAGATCTTCGACCTCATGCCCACCGACAGTCCCGGCGCCTGGCGCACCATCGCCGCCCGGATGCAGGCGGTTCCCGGCGCCGTCGAAGGATACGCGGAGTCCCTGCGCCTGGGCGCCGCCCGCGGCCGGGTGGCTGCAATCCGCCAGATCGAGGCGTGTATCGAGGAAGCCGAAGGTCTCGCCGGTGCCGAGGGGTTCTGGCAGTCCTTCGCCGACGGCGCACGCATCGACGGTTCCGAGCCTCCCGCGGACGTGGTTGTTGCCCTGGCAGAGGGCGCCGCAGCTGCTCGCGCCGGGTACGCGGCCCTCGCCGAGGCCCTCCGGGAACTGGCGCCGCTCGCCCCGGAGCGCGATGCCGTCGGGCCGGAGCGCTATGCGCGCTTCTCCCGCACCTTCCTCGGCGCGGAGGTCGACCTCGATGAGACGTATGAATGGGGTCTGGCCGAACTCGAGTCGATCATCGCCGAGCAGCAGGTGCTGGCCGAGCGGATCAGCGGACCGGGGGCACGTATCGAGCAGGCGATGGCTGAGCTGGACGCCGACCCGACCCGGACATTGCATGGCACGGATGCCCTGCAGGAGTGGATGCAGACCACCGCAGACGAGGCCGTGACCGCACTGGCCGGAACCCAGTTCGACATCCCGGACCCGGTCCGCACGATCGAGTGCCGCATCGCCCCCACGGAGAGTGGCGGCATCTACTACACGCCGCCGAGCAACGACTTCTCCCGGCCTGGCCGGATGTGGTGGTCGGTGCCGCCGGGAGTGACGGAGTTCGCTACCTGGCGGGAGAAGACGACCGTCTACCACGAAGGTGTTCCTGGGCATCATTTGCAAGTCGGGCAGACGGTGTACCGGGCGGACACCCTGAACGACTGGCGGCGGCTCGCCTGCTGGGTGAGCGGTCACGGGGAGGGTTGGGCGTTGTATGCCGAGCGGCTCATGCAGGACCTCGGCTTCCTGGACGACCCGGCCGATGCGATCGGGATGCTGGACGGTCAGCGGCTGCGCGCCGCTCGCGTGGTGATCGACATCGGCGTGCACCTAGGCAAGCCGTGCCCGCCACGGTGGGGCGGCGGCACCTGGGACGCAGAGAAGGCCTGGCCGTTCCTGGACGCGAACGTGAACATGCCCGAGGGGTTCAAGCGGTTCGAGCTGAACCGCTACCTCGGCTGGCCCGGGCAAGCACCCTCGTACAAGGTGGGCCAGCGACTGTGGGAGCAGCTGCGGGAGGAGACCCGCGCCCGGGAGGGAACAGAGTTCGACCTGGCCGGCTTCCACCGGCGTGCGCTCGACGTGGGGTCCGTGGGCCTGGACACCTTGCGGATGGCGCTGCTCGGCTGA
- a CDS encoding acetyl/propionyl/methylcrotonyl-CoA carboxylase subunit alpha produces MSTSTAPEASTTRPGKVLIANRGEIAVRVARACRDAGIASVGVYADSDRDAQHVLLTDEAFALHGSRAAETYLDMGKILDIARRSGADSVHPGYGFLSENAEFARAVIAAGLTWIGPPPDAIDALGDKVSARHIAQRAGAPLVAGTPDPVADANEVHAFAAEHGLPIAIKAAFGGGGRGLKVARTTDEIDGMFESAVREATAAFGRGECFVERFLDRPRHVETQCLADNYGTVVVVSTRDCTLQRRHQKLVEEAPAPFLTPEQDAQLRESSIAILTEAGYRGAGTCEFLIGTDGTISFLEVNTRLQVEHCVSEEIAGIDLVREQFRIAAGEELGYTEVATRGHSFEFRINGEDPHHNFLPAPGTISTLRWPSGPGVRVDSGVVAGDAISGAFDSMLAKVIVTGATRTEALQRARRAIGETEVVGIPTVLPFFRAVLADEEFAADRLEEFGVYTTWIENEFAERMASTRASATPASPAAPAPPAEPEGELERVVVEVGGKRLEVVLPAGLSLGGGNGGRGQRRAGRPSRRNGRSAGAPAGGNALASPMQGTIVKVAVADGELVAAGDLVVVLEAMKMEQPLVAHRAGRVHGLSAAVGQTISSGTVICQIDEMADGGD; encoded by the coding sequence ATGTCGACGAGCACGGCGCCGGAAGCATCGACCACCAGGCCCGGCAAAGTGCTCATCGCCAACCGCGGTGAGATCGCCGTCCGGGTGGCGCGCGCATGCCGTGACGCCGGCATCGCCTCGGTCGGTGTGTACGCGGATTCGGACAGAGACGCTCAGCACGTCCTCCTCACCGACGAGGCGTTCGCGTTGCACGGCTCCCGTGCCGCGGAGACCTACCTCGACATGGGCAAGATCCTCGACATCGCCCGCCGCTCCGGCGCTGACTCGGTGCACCCGGGATACGGCTTCCTCTCCGAGAACGCCGAGTTCGCCCGTGCGGTGATCGCCGCCGGTCTCACCTGGATCGGCCCGCCCCCGGATGCGATCGACGCACTCGGCGACAAGGTGAGCGCCCGGCACATCGCCCAGCGGGCCGGCGCGCCACTGGTGGCCGGAACACCGGATCCAGTTGCCGACGCCAACGAGGTGCACGCCTTCGCGGCCGAGCACGGCCTGCCGATCGCTATCAAAGCGGCCTTCGGTGGCGGCGGGCGCGGTCTGAAGGTGGCCCGCACCACCGATGAGATCGACGGTATGTTCGAATCGGCCGTCCGTGAGGCGACCGCAGCGTTCGGTCGAGGCGAGTGCTTCGTGGAACGGTTCCTGGACCGGCCCCGGCACGTAGAGACCCAATGCCTGGCTGACAACTACGGCACGGTCGTGGTGGTCTCCACCCGCGACTGCACCCTGCAGCGCCGGCACCAGAAACTCGTGGAGGAGGCGCCTGCCCCGTTCCTCACACCTGAGCAGGACGCCCAGTTGCGCGAATCCTCGATCGCGATCTTGACGGAGGCCGGGTACCGCGGCGCAGGCACGTGCGAATTCCTGATCGGCACCGACGGCACCATCTCTTTCCTGGAGGTGAATACCCGCCTGCAGGTCGAGCACTGCGTCAGTGAGGAGATCGCCGGGATCGATCTGGTGCGCGAGCAGTTCCGGATCGCCGCCGGTGAGGAGCTGGGCTACACCGAGGTGGCCACCCGGGGCCATTCGTTCGAGTTCCGGATCAACGGTGAGGATCCACACCACAACTTCCTGCCCGCCCCCGGCACCATTTCCACGTTGCGCTGGCCATCCGGGCCGGGTGTGCGCGTGGATTCCGGAGTGGTCGCCGGGGACGCGATCTCCGGCGCCTTCGACTCGATGCTGGCGAAGGTGATCGTCACTGGCGCGACCCGGACCGAGGCCTTGCAGCGGGCCCGTCGCGCGATCGGCGAAACCGAGGTGGTCGGCATCCCGACCGTGCTCCCGTTCTTCCGCGCCGTGCTCGCGGACGAGGAATTCGCCGCCGACCGGCTCGAGGAGTTCGGGGTCTACACCACGTGGATCGAGAACGAGTTCGCCGAACGTATGGCCAGCACCCGAGCCTCGGCCACCCCAGCCAGCCCCGCGGCGCCCGCTCCCCCGGCCGAGCCTGAAGGCGAGTTGGAGCGCGTGGTGGTCGAGGTGGGCGGCAAGCGCCTGGAGGTGGTGCTGCCCGCCGGGCTGAGCCTCGGTGGCGGAAACGGGGGCCGCGGGCAACGTCGTGCGGGCCGGCCGAGCCGCCGCAACGGACGCTCTGCGGGTGCCCCAGCCGGCGGTAATGCGCTCGCGTCCCCGATGCAGGGCACCATCGTGAAGGTGGCTGTGGCCGACGGCGAACTGGTGGCCGCGGGCGATCTGGTCGTGGTTCTCGAAGCGATGAAAATGGAGCAGCCACTAGTGGCGCATCGCGCTGGGCGGGTGCACGGACTGAGCGCGGCTGTGGGCCAGACGATCAGCTCCGGCACCGTGATCTGCCAGATCGACGAGATGGCCGACGGCGGCGACTAA